Within the Chiloscyllium punctatum isolate Juve2018m chromosome 9, sChiPun1.3, whole genome shotgun sequence genome, the region AGTCTCTGCCCACCAAGCCTACCACATTGGTtgagtttctctctctgtgtggacaCCTGACAGGAAATAGTCAAGTCGCTAATGCCTCAGCATGCAGTCAAACTGCTTGGCAAATGTCTCCAGGAGAAGGTCCACAGCGTCTGGCACAGTCACCTCCCTCTTCAGTGCTTGACTCAAGGAGGTGACACCTTTTCCCTCAATGCCGCAGGGGGTGATGTGGGAGAACCAGCTAAGGTCATTGTTGCAGTTCAGTGCTAGCCCATGAGAGGTGATGTACCTGCCGCAGTGAATCCCTGATAAAAAGCAAACAAAACAGAAAGATAAAGGTCACAATTCAATCTTTGAATTTCCAAGGGAAATAACAACTCAAACCTTTCCTAGCCTACCCACCCTTTTCTTCAGCTATCGCTCCTACTGATTCTCAACACTTTCAACTTTTACTGGGATACAGGCTCCAAATGTTATGATCAGTTATATCTGGCCTCTTGTCCAAGGCACTAAATCATAAAAATATTTGACAATGGTTTGAAATACAATTCAATTATTAACCAGCGAGTCCTGAGTTGTCAATCAAGAGCGCAACTTGGTCTGATGTCTCCCATTGACGTAACTGGGCAGTAAGTCCATTTAGCATCTTTAGAACCATTGAAGCAAGTGCCATCTAACTTGGCTGAAACAAAGAACTGGCACTGTCCAGTTTATTCAGCACTGAATAGGAAAagaggagagagtgtgaatgcaAACTCCCAGGATACATACAACAATGATAAGATGAAGGGTAAAGCCCTGTCTACTtcgttcccatcaaacactcccatgacagggacagcacagggttagatacagaataaagctctgTATACAATGTCCCCATCAATCAACTCTAGGACGGACACAGCACGGAGATAGCAACAGTATAAAACCACCCTCTACTCTTTTAAGCTGAAAGTAAATCTCCTTCTGCACCGTTCCCATCAATCACTCtcgacagggacagcacggggtgagtTACAAAATGAAGGTCTCTCCACTCTTTTCTTCAGAAAGTAAATCTACCCCCACCCGACACTGTTTTTTTTCAAGATattacagagtaaatctccttgtactcttttaaactgaaagtaaagtaCAAGTTaaagctccctcaacactgttCAACAAACATTCCCAGGAAGAGTACAGCACAAAGTTATACAGTAAAGAAGACACCGCTACTCTTAAACTGAAATTAATGCTCCCTCGTCACTGTCCAGAGTGACTCTCAGGAGAGGTACAGCACAGAGTTAGATACAGAACGAAGCTCCTCAATACTGTATCGAATCCCATGCTGTACTCGTCCTGGAAGTCTTTGATGGGGACACAGCAAAGCTCCATCTACACGGTCCTCGTCAAACAAACACTCAATCTACATCTAGAAATCCCAAAGCTCCTTTGATTTTTCGTTTTTGAAATTCTTTTTCTCGTTGCAAATATTGCACAGATTGATATTTTTGAATGCCTAGATCTTCCACAGTCTCCCAATTTTTTCCACCCACTGTCTGTAAATTTTGTTTTTTGCTTCTTTACTCCCAGTTCATTTTTCCTTCTCAAATTTTATTACATCTGTAATAATCCCAGGTGATgacagcagtggacaattcagaTTCCAGACTGAAAGCTGGCTGGATATTTTGTTTCGGTTTTAACATAATGGTCTCTCATTGAAACATAAGCATGCAATGTTGCAGATTTGGTTTTAGCAACAAAACTAAGTTTACTAAGCAAAAGAAGTTAAGACAAAGTAGAATTAACCAAATTATTTAAGTTGTTGTgtttctgtttgccgagctgggaatttgtgttgcagacgtttcgtcccctgtctaggtgacatcctcagtgcttgggagcctcctgtgaagcgcttctgtgatctttcctctggcatttatagtggtttgtatctgctgcttccggttgtcagttccagctgtccgctgcagtggccagtatattgggtccaggttgatgtgtttgttgatagaatgtgtggatgagtgccatgcctctaggaattccctggctgttctcataAAATAAGAAAATCTTCTTTACAAATTCCATTACTCGCACTCCCAAGTCTTGAAAATTGTAAAGCATTTCCTCAATTTTTCATACTGGAGTTTAAAATGTTCTCAATTTTAAGTAAGCTCTTCAGGATTGGATCTAAACACTTCTGCTCTGATAATTCCTAAACTCTGTACCCAGTAATCTGCTGTTCTATCCTCGCCCTTTCTCTGCAGCACTGCTTTATACATCCTTCTACACCCAAGGGCTACTACAGAACTGCCCCAAAgctgaaaattaaaaaaaaattaagttatAGATATTTCCCTCAAGttattatatataaaaaaaatgaaCAATTCCAGACTTTACAAACAGAAACCTTGATTCACAATTGTTTACCTTGCTTGACAGTAAACTCAATACAAAATCCCATTAGTTCTGAAAGCTAACTCCTTCATGTTGCTTTGAAAGAAAGTCTTCATGTCAACAGAATTGTCAGGTTACTCATTAAATTCGACAGATATGCAGAAACTTCCTTACACAAGTTCAAAATTTTAAGAGTCTAAACTTCAAACAAATGATATAGTATTTTAAATTAATATTTAAATCATACATTATTCATCACACTTATCATGAACCCACAATAAATTGGCTGTGCCCATCTCACTCTCCCACTTGTGTTCTCAAAGTATTTCAGTCTCTTGATACAGGAAAAACGTGGAGCTTTTTCCTATATCTGGATTCTCTGAATTTATAAATAAATTAACAATTGACTCAGCAGCCAACCCCGTGAAACATCATTTTCACCTTTCCTCCAAACACAGCAACAGCCCAGGGCACAGacctgagaggctgaatggcttcctcctaaGACGACAAGATGTAGGAGCTAAAGtcagccattctgcccattgaatgGTAGTGCAGAATCAATGATAAAGTTTAACTCCAGAACCACAGAATTATTAcggtgcaggaggaggccattcagcccatcatgcctgcaccagTTCTATTTCTAGCGCCAATTTCTGACTTTTccccacatccctgcacactatttcTATCATATAATGCCCTCTTATATACCTGAATTGAAACTGCCTCCATTACATTTCTTCCAGAGGCAGTGGTATCACTTACCTATAGCACAGATTTTGTCATTTTGAACCCATACTCCAGTGTCAGGCGAGGTCTCTGCCTTGATCCCAAACCTGTGGCATAGGCGGATAACCGTAGTCTCCAACTCGCCCACGTACCACCGAACGCTCTTCCTGAAGTGAGCCAGGTTGAGGATGGGATAACACACCAGCTGCCCAGGGCCATGAAAGGTGATCAGGCCACCTCGGTCAGACCGATGGAACTCTGCCCCCAACTGCTTCAGTCTCTCCTCCTCCTTGATTGGGTACCGTGCCGTCCTAATCCCAATGGTATAGACAGGATCGTGCTCACACAGCAGCACGGCGTTGACGGGGGGTTCAGCCGTGGGCTGCTGGGACAGGGCATTGAGGTGACGTTGAATGAAGGTCCGCTGTGCCTGCAGCCCATCTGCATACGAAATCCTGCCCAGATTCACCACTTCAATCACAGGCTTCAATAAGGGCATGGTGACTAAACATAGGCTGCGGGGTGCACAGAATAAGAGATAAGTGTTTATAGAACACCTTTCACACAACCACCATATAAAGTATATCCAATGAAGAACAAGTTACTGTTGGGATGGAGGAATTGCAGCAGTCCATTTGCAACAGAATGTGATAACAATCTGATATTCTGTATTGCACAATGGTTAGAAATAAATATTAGCCTGCACAATAACTTTTAAACTgttaaaagcaaaaaaaaacacagtttgGGCAAACTTTAAATTGTCAGTCCCTTCCTATTTTCCAGATTCTGTGTCAAATTTAATTGGTCAAAGCTAaaaatcagacagcatcagaggagcaggaaaatcgatgtttcgagctgGAGcccttctgatgaagggctctggcctgaaacgtcaattttccggctcctcagatgtcacctgacctgctgtgcttttccagcaacactcaactctgatctccagcatctgcagacctcactatcTCCCAAAGCTAAAAGTCAAcaaacaccacgttatagtccaacaggtttatttggaagtactagctttcggagccctgCTTCCTCATCAGGTAGCGGTGGAGCAGGatgataagacacagaatttatagcaaaagattagtgtcatgcaactgaaacaatatattgaacaaacctagattgccgtcaagtctttaatcttttagaatgggttgtaggtttcagttcattaatacgtaaatcccagaatttcttttaagtcactttctcaagataacttaaggttttattttttttaaaaatgacatctcaactcagacagtgcattaaagctgtgaggttagagGCTGTCTATATAAtaagtcttgagtcagactggttctatttccaaagtatgaATTTATAAAACATCACATAGATTGAtggcctgcattgactgcctgcagattgcatGCTTTTTGAGCAGAATAGAATGTATCTACAAATAGAATTCTGCAAACACTTCAGCATTCGGACTCGGATCTTCGAGTGACCATCCCCCAAGGTAGACTTCGGGAtatgcaacaatgcaaagtggccaagcagaggctgatagccaagtttggtacccaagaggatggcctcaactgggactttgggttcatgtcacactacaggtgaccccactacactaaactctctctctctctctctctctctttctctcacatactcagacactcacacaggcactctcagacacacatatatACCCAAGCACACACCCTCATAGGCTtatactccctcacacactctcacatgcacgcacacacataagCGCTTATGGGGGGAATTTGCATTTGAGGAATTGTACTGGCAGACACATCTGTGTCTCaggatcctgctccacagctacctgatgaaagagtgCTCTGAAAGCAAATACAGGTACaaaatcctttatccgaaatccttGGGGCCAGTTGTTTCTCGGAACTCAAACTTTTTCGGATTTTGGAATAAGTTACATTTTCACAGTGAAGTTAAAAAAAGTTACCTAACAGCAGACGCACGTGTGAATAGTATGAGTGCGGAGACACAATTgacgcctgccagtgctgggccaagCCACCACGTCATATCTGAGTGACGTGGTTTGGAGTGGGTGTAGAGTTGGGTCACCTGTTCACACGCCAAAATGCTCCACATTTTGATGCTCCATACTCCATGAAAAACATCCAGGATTTTGGAATtttaaataaacccattggactaaaacctagtgttgtgtgattccaGTTTCAGATAAAGACGGAAACAGAGCAGTTTCAAGCTTCTAAGTTCGGGTGAAGTGAGCAGTTTTATTTTCATCCACTTGTGGATTGTGACAATTGCTTGATCAGTTGTACCAACAGAACCAGCAAACGCCAAATGATCAAAAGCTCTGGTTGTTTCAGATATATCAAACTGCTCAATATTATCATCTGTTCCCACAGTCTGCGTTTCTTTTATAGTACAACTCTGCATTAGGTGCTCCATTTAGTTTCTGTTAATAACAATGAATTTCAGATGACAAAGCTACTGAGTTGTCTCTCATTTGATTTGATGAGAAGAAAGTTTGCATGATATAGCAGCTTGTCACATCCAGAAACATTTCAGAGTGCCCCATAAAATATTGAAGTTTGCTTGCTTTTAATGATTCACTGGAACAATCATTTTGCACAAAGCAAGGCCCCACAAACAACAAATGTGTTGCATGATTAGTTAAAATATTTTTTGGTGATTTCAGCAAAGTAGGAAGAACAACTACTGgaacagagagttgtgaatgtttcttctttaagagcAGCCCTTTGGATTAAAT harbors:
- the lipt2 gene encoding LOW QUALITY PROTEIN: octanoyl-[acyl-carrier-protein]:protein N-octanoyltransferase LIPT2, mitochondrial (The sequence of the model RefSeq protein was modified relative to this genomic sequence to represent the inferred CDS: deleted 1 base in 1 codon), whose protein sequence is MMKPPSFTKILMDPEHVSKRNKNKSASMGLCLVTMPLLKPVIEVVNLGRISYADGLQAQRTFIQRHLNALSQQPTAEPPVNAVLLCEHDPVYTIGIRTARYPIKEEERLKQLGAEFHRSDRGGLITFHGPGQLVCYPILNLAHFRKSVRWYVGELETTVIRLCHRFGIKAETSPDTGVWVQNDKICAIGIHCGRYITSHGLALNCNNDLSWFSHITPCGIEGKGVTSLSQALKREVTVPDAVDLLLETFAKQFDCMLRH